One genomic segment of Thalassospiraceae bacterium LMO-SO8 includes these proteins:
- a CDS encoding amino acid ABC transporter substrate-binding protein, producing MFKRASFVAAAVAVAGIASGAQAATLDDVKARGILHCIVNTGLPGFSYTDANGKWAGFDADMCRSVAAAVLGDPEKVKFIPATGKTRFTLLNSKEGDVIFRNTTWTFVRDVDVKLTFIHPTYYDGQGFIIRKSKGVKSAKELDGATVCIQTGTTTELNLADYFRANKIKYTPVPIEDSSEARKNYLADRCDAYTTDASGLAATRATFEKPSDHVILPEIISKEPLGPVVRHGDNQWEDIVRWAVFALIQAEESGVTAANADEMAKTPPNPDVARLLGAEGDLGAMLGLDKAWALRAIKAHGNYGEIFESNLGTKTPIGLERGLNAQYTNGGLQYAPPFR from the coding sequence ATGTTCAAACGAGCAAGTTTCGTAGCCGCCGCGGTTGCGGTTGCCGGCATTGCCTCGGGGGCACAAGCGGCGACGCTTGATGACGTCAAGGCGCGCGGCATTCTGCACTGCATCGTGAACACCGGCCTGCCCGGGTTCTCCTACACCGACGCCAACGGCAAATGGGCCGGCTTCGACGCCGACATGTGCCGCTCCGTTGCCGCCGCCGTCCTCGGCGACCCGGAAAAGGTGAAGTTCATTCCGGCCACCGGCAAGACCCGGTTCACGCTGCTGAACTCCAAGGAAGGCGACGTGATCTTCCGCAACACTACATGGACCTTCGTGCGTGACGTGGACGTGAAGCTGACCTTCATCCACCCGACCTACTACGACGGGCAGGGCTTCATCATTCGCAAGTCCAAGGGCGTGAAAAGCGCCAAGGAACTGGACGGCGCCACGGTCTGCATCCAGACCGGGACGACGACCGAACTGAACCTCGCCGACTACTTCCGCGCCAACAAGATCAAGTACACGCCGGTGCCGATCGAAGACAGCTCGGAAGCGCGCAAGAACTATCTGGCCGACCGTTGCGATGCGTACACCACGGATGCTTCCGGTCTGGCCGCCACCCGCGCGACCTTCGAAAAGCCCTCGGACCACGTGATCCTGCCGGAAATCATTTCCAAGGAACCGCTGGGTCCGGTCGTCCGCCACGGTGACAACCAGTGGGAAGACATCGTCCGCTGGGCCGTGTTCGCCCTGATCCAGGCCGAGGAATCCGGCGTCACCGCCGCCAACGCCGATGAAATGGCCAAGACCCCGCCGAACCCCGACGTCGCCCGCCTGCTGGGCGCCGAAGGCGACCTGGGCGCCATGCTCGGTCTCGACAAGGCCTGGGCGCTGCGCGCCATCAAGGCACACGGCAACTACGGTGAAATCTTCGAGAGCAATCT
- a CDS encoding LysR family transcriptional regulator, which produces MDIATQMIMFAAVVENGGFSAAARDLGLTPSAVSRQIGQLEDRLGTRLLNRSTRRISLTEVGRAFYVRCAEVSQSVQEAESLVLNMVDHPQGTLKVAATVAFAKAQLLPLLPAFLAVNPDLKISLDATDRVIDLVEEQVDVAIRFSEQIDDSSVVSRKLATNRRVYVAAPSYVAANGMPRTPDDVPAHNCLRISTVEAWNTWTFDDGQGDQSSGPIRLPIKGNFEANSADAIYYAVLAGVGIARLSTYLVNDALAQGRLVRVLPDYADETSDILAIYSNKRNLSPNVRAFIDYFAEKFGPVPPWEREQAA; this is translated from the coding sequence ATGGATATCGCGACACAGATGATCATGTTCGCCGCCGTCGTTGAAAACGGCGGGTTTTCCGCCGCCGCGCGGGATCTCGGCCTGACGCCCTCGGCGGTCAGCCGCCAGATCGGCCAGTTGGAGGACCGCCTGGGAACGCGGCTGTTGAATCGCTCGACCCGGCGTATCTCCCTGACCGAGGTCGGACGCGCGTTCTATGTCCGCTGCGCCGAGGTGTCGCAGAGCGTGCAGGAGGCCGAATCCCTGGTTCTCAACATGGTCGACCACCCCCAGGGCACCCTGAAGGTGGCGGCGACCGTGGCGTTCGCCAAGGCGCAGCTGCTGCCGCTGCTGCCCGCGTTTCTGGCCGTCAATCCGGATTTGAAAATCTCTCTAGACGCCACGGACCGGGTCATCGATCTGGTCGAGGAACAGGTCGACGTGGCCATCCGGTTTTCCGAACAGATCGACGATTCGTCCGTGGTCTCGCGCAAACTGGCGACCAACCGCCGGGTCTACGTCGCGGCGCCGTCCTATGTCGCCGCCAACGGCATGCCGCGCACCCCGGATGATGTGCCGGCCCATAACTGCCTGCGCATTTCCACGGTGGAAGCCTGGAACACCTGGACCTTCGACGACGGCCAGGGAGACCAGAGTTCCGGCCCCATACGCCTGCCGATCAAGGGCAATTTCGAGGCCAACAGCGCCGACGCCATCTATTACGCCGTGCTGGCCGGGGTCGGGATCGCCCGGCTTTCCACCTATCTGGTTAACGATGCCCTGGCGCAGGGGCGTTTGGTCCGGGTGTTGCCCGATTACGCGGATGAAACGTCGGATATCCTGGCGATCTATTCCAACAAGCGGAACCTGTCGCCCAACGTGCGCGCCTTCATCGACTACTTCGCCGAGAAGTTCGGTCCCGTGCCGCCCTGGGAAAGGGAACAGGCGGCATAG
- a CDS encoding MarC family protein, with translation MLEPALIAFTTFLATIGPQDVAIIFAALTAKASADMRRRTAVRAVLIAALILGFFALLGKPVLTYMGITLPALRTAGGILLLLVAIDLVFARNSGMTSTTEEENAESATRKDVSVFPLATPLIAGPGTIGAVILLISDAHGDVRKVAAVLGALAAVLAISLILMLAAAQVQKRLGVTGVHVLSRVFGILLAALAVQFLFDGIRASGLLAGLPGGG, from the coding sequence ATGCTCGAGCCTGCTCTCATCGCCTTCACGACCTTTCTCGCGACCATCGGGCCGCAGGACGTGGCGATCATTTTCGCCGCCCTGACAGCCAAGGCATCCGCGGACATGCGCCGGCGCACGGCCGTCCGCGCCGTCCTCATCGCCGCCCTGATCCTGGGATTTTTCGCACTTTTGGGCAAACCGGTGCTGACCTACATGGGCATCACCCTGCCGGCCCTGCGCACGGCGGGCGGGATTTTGCTGCTGCTGGTCGCCATCGATCTGGTATTCGCCCGGAATTCAGGGATGACCTCGACGACCGAGGAGGAAAATGCCGAATCCGCGACCCGCAAGGACGTCTCCGTGTTTCCCCTGGCCACGCCGCTGATCGCCGGGCCGGGCACCATCGGCGCGGTCATCCTGCTGATTTCCGACGCCCATGGCGATGTCCGCAAGGTCGCCGCCGTTCTGGGCGCCTTGGCCGCGGTGCTGGCGATCTCGCTGATTCTCATGCTGGCGGCGGCACAGGTTCAGAAGCGCCTGGGCGTGACCGGCGTGCACGTGCTGTCGCGGGTGTTCGGGATTCTCTTGGCCGCCCTCGCCGTGCAATTCCTGTTCGACGGCATCCGCGCGAGCGGCCTGCTGGCCGGGCTGCCCGGCGGCGGTTAG
- a CDS encoding GTP-binding protein has product MIAKTIPVTVLTGFLGAGKTTLLNKLLGHPDMGEAAVLINEFGEIGIDHLLVKETREDTVLLNSGCLCCTVRGDLVNAMRELFWQRFDKKIPWFKRVVIETTGLADPAPIIHTLMTDPTVGPRYRLDGIVTVVDAVNGAQTLDAQPESVKQAAVADRIVLTKADLASPEQLAAIRDRLRDLNPSAPVFDASAEFGPKDLFDAGLFKADRKIADVAGWLRAEAFAQDHADHGHGHDHDHDHGHHHHHDPNRHDARITSFCMTVDRPIPWDSFVTWIEMLITTQGENLLRIKGILNVAGEPNPVAVHGVQHLFHPPAGLPGWPDDDHRSKIVFITRDIGRKVIEDTFKAFVDAARAMP; this is encoded by the coding sequence CTGATCGCCAAGACCATTCCCGTCACCGTGCTGACCGGCTTCCTCGGGGCCGGCAAGACGACGCTGCTCAATAAACTGCTCGGCCATCCCGACATGGGCGAGGCGGCCGTGCTGATCAACGAGTTCGGCGAGATCGGCATCGACCACCTGCTGGTCAAGGAAACCCGCGAGGACACGGTGCTGCTCAATTCGGGCTGCCTGTGCTGCACCGTGCGCGGCGACCTGGTCAACGCCATGCGCGAGCTGTTCTGGCAGCGCTTCGACAAGAAAATTCCCTGGTTCAAGCGCGTGGTCATCGAGACCACGGGCCTGGCCGACCCCGCCCCCATCATCCACACCCTGATGACCGACCCCACCGTGGGGCCGCGCTACCGGCTCGACGGCATCGTCACCGTGGTCGACGCGGTGAACGGAGCGCAGACCCTGGACGCCCAGCCGGAAAGCGTGAAACAGGCCGCCGTCGCCGACCGCATCGTGCTGACCAAGGCCGACCTGGCCTCGCCGGAACAACTGGCGGCAATCCGGGACCGCCTGCGCGACCTCAACCCGTCGGCCCCCGTGTTCGACGCGTCCGCCGAATTTGGCCCCAAGGACCTGTTCGACGCCGGCCTGTTCAAGGCCGATCGCAAGATCGCCGACGTCGCCGGCTGGTTGCGCGCCGAAGCCTTCGCGCAGGACCATGCCGACCATGGACATGGCCACGACCACGATCATGACCACGGCCATCATCATCACCATGATCCCAACCGCCACGACGCGCGTATTACGTCCTTCTGCATGACCGTGGATCGGCCCATCCCCTGGGACAGCTTCGTCACCTGGATCGAGATGCTGATCACGACCCAAGGCGAAAATCTGTTGCGCATCAAGGGGATATTGAACGTGGCGGGCGAGCCCAATCCGGTCGCCGTGCATGGGGTGCAGCACCTGTTCCATCCGCCCGCGGGCCTGCCCGGCTGGCCCGACGACGATCACCGCTCGAAAATCGTGTTCATCACCCGCGACATCGGCCGCAAGGTGATCGAAGACACCTTCAAAGCCTTCGTGGACGCGGCCCGGGCCATGCCCTAG
- a CDS encoding response regulator has product MKVFIVDDDPITVEILTSVLEGAGHEVMSDLMADTAISTIRQEIPDVVLTDLQMAAVDGFDMCRELRRSNRLRQTKIIIVSAHSAETWKGRTKELGADGYVEKPIDADKLLALIATLGKSA; this is encoded by the coding sequence TTGAAAGTCTTTATCGTCGATGACGACCCGATCACCGTTGAAATTCTGACGTCCGTTCTTGAAGGCGCCGGCCATGAGGTGATGAGCGATCTGATGGCCGACACGGCGATTTCGACCATCAGGCAGGAAATTCCGGATGTCGTCCTGACGGATCTTCAGATGGCGGCCGTCGACGGCTTCGACATGTGCCGGGAACTGCGGCGGAGCAACCGCCTGCGCCAGACCAAGATCATCATCGTATCGGCCCATTCCGCAGAGACCTGGAAAGGGCGGACGAAGGAACTGGGGGCCGACGGCTATGTCGAGAAACCCATCGACGCGGACAAGCTGCTTGCCCTGATCGCGACGTTGGGCAAAAGCGCCTAA
- the hisI gene encoding phosphoribosyl-AMP cyclohydrolase, giving the protein MSNDVADRVIGRLTFNEAGLIPAVAQQFDTGEMLMLAWMNADAIRETLATGRVCYFSRSKNRLWRKGESSGQIQALKEFRFDCDEDTVLLLVDQTGVACHTGRHNCFFHAVQGGDIRVIAEPEVTPEALYGGKD; this is encoded by the coding sequence ATGAGCAACGACGTGGCGGACCGGGTGATCGGCCGCCTGACATTCAACGAAGCCGGCCTGATCCCCGCCGTGGCGCAGCAGTTTGATACGGGCGAGATGCTCATGCTCGCCTGGATGAACGCCGACGCCATCCGCGAAACCCTGGCAACGGGCCGGGTCTGCTACTTCTCTCGCTCCAAGAACCGGCTGTGGCGCAAGGGCGAAAGCTCGGGCCAGATCCAGGCACTCAAGGAATTCCGCTTCGACTGCGACGAGGACACGGTGCTGTTGCTGGTCGATCAGACCGGCGTGGCCTGCCACACGGGGCGCCACAACTGCTTTTTCCACGCCGTGCAGGGCGGCGACATCCGCGTCATCGCCGAGCCCGAGGTCACGCCGGAGGCCCTCTATGGCGGAAAGGACTGA
- the metC gene encoding cystathionine beta-lyase — MTKKSRRKDTVIAHTAMKPWDNVGIPNPPIYYASTVLFPTVEEFETRDRPPFKGVQYGRSGTPTQFAVEEAVTALYEGAHRTVTFPSGLGAIAAATITFLRHGDHVLISDSVYGPTRKRVGANLLERAGVEITFYDPLIGAGIEDLIQPNTRMIYMESPGSHTFEVQDVPAITKVARAREILTVIDNTWSSAFFCNPFTLGVDIVLEAGTKYLCGHSDAMLGTVTVATEEQFQALKGMQNTLGSRAGPDECYLALRGIRTLSVRMERHEKNAMEVATWLAARPEVERVLYPALPTDPGHALWKRDHTGASGLFGVMLGDYSKAAVSAMVDGLDLFGIGASWGGFESLAIPINPKGSRTAVPWGHDNPMVRLHIGLEDPRDLIEDLEEGFARLNAAK; from the coding sequence ATGACCAAGAAATCACGGCGCAAGGACACGGTGATCGCCCATACGGCGATGAAGCCCTGGGACAACGTGGGCATTCCCAATCCGCCCATTTATTACGCCTCGACCGTGCTGTTCCCGACCGTCGAGGAATTCGAAACCCGCGACCGGCCGCCTTTCAAGGGCGTGCAGTACGGGCGTTCGGGCACGCCGACCCAGTTCGCGGTCGAGGAAGCCGTGACCGCCCTTTACGAAGGCGCCCACCGGACCGTGACCTTCCCGTCGGGGCTGGGCGCCATCGCGGCGGCGACCATCACGTTCCTCAGACACGGCGACCATGTGCTGATTTCCGATTCCGTCTATGGGCCGACGCGCAAGCGGGTCGGCGCCAATCTTCTGGAACGCGCGGGCGTCGAGATCACCTTCTACGATCCCCTGATCGGCGCCGGGATCGAGGACCTGATCCAGCCCAACACGCGCATGATCTACATGGAATCCCCGGGCTCCCACACCTTCGAGGTGCAGGATGTGCCGGCCATCACCAAGGTCGCGCGGGCGCGGGAAATTCTCACCGTGATCGACAACACCTGGTCGTCGGCCTTCTTCTGCAATCCGTTCACGCTGGGCGTCGATATCGTGCTCGAGGCCGGCACCAAGTACCTGTGCGGCCATTCCGACGCCATGCTGGGCACGGTCACGGTCGCGACCGAGGAGCAGTTCCAGGCCTTGAAGGGCATGCAGAACACCCTGGGATCGCGCGCCGGACCCGATGAATGCTATCTGGCGCTGCGCGGCATCCGCACCCTGTCCGTGCGCATGGAACGCCACGAGAAGAACGCGATGGAAGTCGCGACCTGGCTCGCGGCCCGGCCCGAGGTCGAACGCGTGCTCTACCCCGCCCTGCCCACCGACCCCGGCCACGCCTTGTGGAAGCGCGACCATACGGGGGCGTCCGGTCTGTTCGGGGTGATGCTCGGCGATTATTCCAAGGCGGCGGTGTCGGCCATGGTCGACGGGCTCGATCTGTTCGGCATCGGCGCCAGTTGGGGCGGTTTCGAAAGTCTGGCCATCCCCATCAATCCCAAGGGATCGCGCACGGCCGTGCCCTGGGGGCATGACAATCCCATGGTGCGCCTCCATATAGGGCTGGAAGACCCCCGGGACCTGATCGAGGACCTGGAGGAAGGTTTTGCGCGGTTGAACGCCGCGAAGTGA